The following proteins come from a genomic window of Falco cherrug isolate bFalChe1 chromosome Z, bFalChe1.pri, whole genome shotgun sequence:
- the LOC102048565 gene encoding uncharacterized protein LOC102048565 isoform X1, protein MGSCLSSSAVPNLPQEEDMATETEQTCPLCHNAEDGIAYVIPCNHQFCLGCIIRWRENSLFCPLCRGPMETIKFSVWAENDFLLYTFIETDELPDASRQAGGARDLLAESRPYIPLVAPPSSPQQMLSPAEEGAVGTEAVGGLLPSVWAPLFQRQEHLLDPVLPWLRQELAAIYGDQWWLARSAESSILHCLCACGLNRELMVQRLQDSLQEYAAQLVDGIVNVIVERCSEEAQRLLQAPAVVDEHDSAVASTGSTSSSSRSSSSTSSYSTSSSSTSSYSTCWEWSPACSLASSSSPESSPGEEGAGTSEAPLRGRAGRHPSVRIPAEREEPGQAAVAAGPSS, encoded by the exons ATGGGGAGCTGCTTGTCATCCTCAGCTGTCCCCAACCTGCCGCAGGAAGAAGACATGGCCACGGAGACAGAACAGACATGCCCCCTCTGCCACAATGCTGAAGACGGGATTGCTTATGTTATACCCTGTAACCACCagttctgcctgggctgcatcatTCGTTGGAGAGAGAACAGCCTTTTCTGCCCCCTTTGCAGAGGACCAATGGAGACTATCAAGTTTTCTGTGTGGGCAGAAAATGACTTCCTACTGTATACTTTCATAGAAACTGATGAGTTGCCAGatgccagcaggcaggcaggcggaGCTCGTGACCTCCTGGCTGAAAGCAGGCCCTACATCCCCCTGGTGGCCCCTCCGTCGTCTCCACAGCAgatgctgtccccagctgaggagggagctGTAGGGACAGAGGCCGTGGGTGGCCTCCTGCCCAGCGTCTGGGCACCGCTCTTCCAAAGGCAAGAGCACCTGCTGGATCccgtgctgccctggctgcgccaggagctggcagcaatCTATGGGGACCAATGGTGGCTGGCAAGGAGTGCGGAGAGCAgcatcctgcactgcctctgcGCCTGCGGTCTGAATCGGGAGCTCATGGTCCAGCGGCTGCAGGACTCCCTTCAGGAATATGCGGCACAACTGGTCGACGGCATCGTCAATGTCATTGTGGAGCGGTGCAGCGAGGAggcccagaggctgctgcaggccCCTGCTGTGGTGGATGAGCACGACAGCGCTGTGGCCAGCACCGGCTccaccagctcctcctccaGATCCAGCTCCTCCACATCCAGCTACAGCAC ATCCAGCTCCTCCACATCCAGCTACAGCACGTGCTGGGAGTGgagtcctgcctgcagcctggcttcctccagcagccctgagaGCTCccccggggaggagggagccGGCACATCAGAGGCCCCCCTCCGCGGGCGTGCTGGCCGCCACCCATCTGTGCGCATCCCCGCGGAGCGGGAggagccggggcaggcggcggtGGCGGCTGGTCCCTCCTCCtag
- the LOC102048565 gene encoding uncharacterized protein LOC102048565 isoform X2, which produces MGSCLSSSAVPNLPQEEDMATETEWECPICHDAKNEVASVLPCHHQFCMSCIMRWASRNPTCPLCRGPMENLRFSVGAEHAYIEISIRTLDEMPDASRQAGGARDLLAESRPYIPLVAPPSSPQQMLSPAEEGAVGTEAVGGLLPSVWAPLFQRQEHLLDPVLPWLRQELAAIYGDQWWLARSAESSILHCLCACGLNRELMVQRLQDSLQEYAAQLVDGIVNVIVERCSEEAQRLLQAPAVVDEHDSAVASTGSTSSSSRSSSSTSSYSTCWEWSPACSLASSSSPESSPGEEGAGTSEAPLRGRAGRHPSVRIPAEREEPGQAAVAAGPSS; this is translated from the coding sequence ATGGGGAGCTGCTTGTCATCCTCAGCTGTCCCCAACCTGCCGCAGGAAGAAGACATGGCCACGGAGACAGAGTGGGAGTGCCCCATCTGCCACGACGCTAAAAATGAGGTCGCTTCTGTGCTGCCTTGTCACCACCAGTTCTGTATGAGCTGCATCATGCGTTGGGCAAGCAGGAATCCAACGTGCCCCCTTTGCAGAGGACCAATGGAGAATCTCAGGTTTTCTGTGGGGGCAGAACACGCCTATATAGAGATTAGCATCAGAACACTTGATGAGATGCCAGatgccagcaggcaggcaggcggaGCTCGTGACCTCCTGGCTGAAAGCAGGCCCTACATCCCCCTGGTGGCCCCTCCGTCGTCTCCACAGCAgatgctgtccccagctgaggagggagctGTAGGGACAGAGGCCGTGGGTGGCCTCCTGCCCAGCGTCTGGGCACCGCTCTTCCAAAGGCAAGAGCACCTGCTGGATCccgtgctgccctggctgcgccaggagctggcagcaatCTATGGGGACCAATGGTGGCTGGCAAGGAGTGCGGAGAGCAgcatcctgcactgcctctgcGCCTGCGGTCTGAATCGGGAGCTCATGGTCCAGCGGCTGCAGGACTCCCTTCAGGAATATGCGGCACAACTGGTCGACGGCATCGTCAATGTCATTGTGGAGCGGTGCAGCGAGGAggcccagaggctgctgcaggccCCTGCTGTGGTGGATGAGCACGACAGCGCTGTGGCCAGCACCGGCTccaccagctcctcctccaGATCCAGCTCCTCCACATCCAGCTACAGCACGTGCTGGGAGTGgagtcctgcctgcagcctggcttcctccagcagccctgagaGCTCccccggggaggagggagccGGCACATCAGAGGCCCCCCTCCGCGGGCGTGCTGGCCGCCACCCATCTGTGCGCATCCCCGCGGAGCGGGAggagccggggcaggcggcggtGGCGGCTGGTCCCTCCTCCtag